The following proteins come from a genomic window of Ferrovibrio sp. MS7:
- a CDS encoding ABC transporter permease, producing the protein MNQPTTLQSNASLMPGVYAVLRRAGFYLSIAYLLFLVALSISAPWVAPFSPTLQNPANVLLPAGPVYILGTDDLGRDVLSRLIWGAPLTLYGSVLAVLVACAIGLPFGLIAGFSGGWIDAAISRTIDTMLSFPAIVLAIGVTGVLGVGQTNSMIAIGIVFSPTIARLVRGQTLIGREALYVDAARCFGASNTRLIVRHILPNAVQPVIVQVTLLLATALLAEASLSFLGLGVQPPQPSWGAMLARAYHYMEIAPSQMYAPGIAILVTALTFNALGENLRVILDPTQKRR; encoded by the coding sequence ATGAACCAGCCCACTACGCTGCAGAGCAATGCCAGCCTGATGCCGGGCGTCTATGCCGTGCTGCGCCGCGCCGGCTTCTATCTCAGCATCGCCTATCTGCTGTTCCTGGTGGCGCTGTCGATCTCGGCGCCCTGGGTGGCACCGTTCTCGCCGACACTGCAGAACCCGGCCAATGTGCTGCTTCCGGCCGGTCCGGTCTATATCCTCGGCACCGACGATCTCGGCCGCGACGTGCTGAGCCGCCTGATCTGGGGCGCGCCGTTGACATTGTATGGCAGTGTGCTGGCGGTGCTGGTGGCCTGTGCCATCGGCTTGCCGTTCGGCCTCATCGCCGGCTTCAGCGGCGGCTGGATTGATGCCGCCATCAGCCGCACCATCGACACCATGCTGTCCTTCCCGGCCATCGTGCTCGCCATCGGCGTCACCGGCGTGCTCGGTGTCGGTCAGACCAACAGCATGATCGCCATCGGCATCGTGTTCTCGCCCACCATCGCGCGCCTGGTGCGCGGCCAGACGCTGATCGGCCGCGAGGCACTCTATGTCGATGCCGCGCGCTGCTTCGGCGCCAGCAACACGCGTCTGATCGTGCGCCACATTCTGCCGAATGCCGTGCAGCCGGTGATCGTGCAGGTGACCTTGCTGCTGGCCACCGCTCTGCTGGCGGAAGCCAGCCTCAGCTTTCTCGGCCTCGGTGTGCAGCCGCCGCAGCCGAGTTGGGGTGCCATGCTGGCCCGGGCTTACCACTACATGGAAATCGCGCCCTCGCAGATGTATGCGCCGGGCATTGCCATCCTGGTGACGGCACTGACCTTCAACGCGCTTGGTGAGAATCTGCGCGTGATCCTCGATCCCACCCAGAAGCGGCGCTGA
- a CDS encoding CaiB/BaiF CoA transferase family protein, with the protein MGPLKGLKVIEMAGIGPGPFCAMMLSDMGAEVLRIDRADAVGAKGERDPRFEVLNRGRPSIALDLKKPQAVETVRRLVQQADVLIEGFRPGVMERLGLGPEDCAKVNPKLVYGRITGWGQDGPLSQAAGHDINYIAITGALHAIGRAGGAPVPPLNLIGDFGGGSLYMLFGILCALWERERSGKGQVVDAAIVDGVNSLASFLFGALARKGWVNERGKNVLDGGRPWYDSYETKDGGYICIGPIEARFYQLFLEKVGLADAGLPDQNDPASWPVLRERFTALFKTRTRDEWCALLESTDACFAPVLSPLEAPLHPHNVARGNFTEVDGVLQPVPAPRFSRTKPEIAGPASRAGQKTRAGLAQWGIPENEIQALIDDKVAIQAAV; encoded by the coding sequence ATGGGACCGTTAAAAGGGCTGAAAGTGATCGAGATGGCCGGCATCGGGCCGGGGCCGTTCTGCGCCATGATGCTGTCCGATATGGGCGCCGAGGTGCTGCGCATCGACCGCGCCGATGCCGTCGGCGCCAAGGGCGAGCGCGATCCGCGTTTCGAAGTGCTGAACCGTGGCCGGCCGTCCATCGCGCTCGATCTCAAGAAGCCGCAGGCGGTGGAAACGGTGCGCCGCCTGGTGCAGCAGGCCGATGTGCTGATCGAAGGGTTCCGTCCCGGTGTGATGGAGCGTCTCGGCCTTGGACCGGAGGATTGCGCCAAGGTCAATCCGAAGCTGGTCTATGGCCGCATCACCGGCTGGGGTCAGGATGGGCCGCTCTCCCAGGCCGCCGGCCATGACATCAACTATATTGCCATCACCGGCGCGCTGCATGCCATCGGCCGCGCCGGCGGCGCCCCGGTGCCACCGCTCAATCTGATCGGCGATTTCGGTGGCGGTTCGCTCTACATGCTGTTCGGCATTCTCTGCGCCCTGTGGGAGCGCGAGCGTTCCGGCAAGGGCCAGGTGGTGGATGCCGCCATCGTCGATGGTGTCAATTCGCTGGCCAGTTTCCTGTTCGGCGCCCTGGCACGCAAAGGCTGGGTCAACGAGCGCGGCAAGAATGTGCTGGATGGCGGCCGCCCGTGGTACGACAGCTACGAGACCAAGGATGGCGGCTATATCTGCATCGGCCCCATCGAGGCGCGGTTCTACCAGCTTTTCCTGGAGAAGGTCGGCCTTGCCGATGCCGGCCTGCCGGACCAGAACGATCCCGCCAGCTGGCCGGTTTTGCGCGAGCGTTTCACGGCCCTGTTCAAGACCCGCACGCGCGACGAATGGTGCGCGTTGCTGGAAAGCACCGATGCCTGTTTCGCGCCGGTGCTGAGTCCGCTGGAGGCGCCATTGCATCCGCATAACGTGGCGCGCGGCAACTTCACCGAGGTGGATGGTGTGCTGCAGCCAGTGCCGGCGCCGCGCTTCAGTCGCACCAAGCCGGAAATCGCCGGTCCGGCTTCGCGTGCCGGGCAGAAAACCCGCGCCGGCCTGGCGCAATGGGGCATCCCGGAAAACGAGATCCAGGCGCTGATCGACGACAAGGTGGCGATCCAGGCAGCGGTGTAA
- a CDS encoding acyl-CoA synthetase, with product MTRAIVSGATVRPIATVNERAARIASGLAALGIGPGTAVAILMRNEISFIECSLGTAMLGAWAVPLNWHLAPPEIEYVLGDCAAKVLLVHADLLDLVPAAVLNSGRFAVIVADVPAEVREAYGVPAAKIAAPAGMTRFEEWLAAQPVWDKPPVPAPESIIYTSGTTGKPKGVRRNPPTPEQRARLERMREEVYGLRAGIRLLVPAPLYHAAPNVFAIAGAKVADCLVLMPKFDAEDLLRLVEKHRLTNIVMVPTMFVRLLRLPEAVRRRYDLSSLRAVHHAAAPCPPDVKRAMIDWFGPIIHEWYGTTESSVVAVCDSTEWLAHPGTVGRAIAGARIEVVGEDGALLPPDQPGELYVGLDFLPDFTYHNRDEDRRQIGRNGLITGGDIGYLDGDGFLFLCDRKKDMVISGGVNIYPTEIESALLSIPAVQDCAVFGIPDAEFGEALMAIVVQDGSSSEAAIRAILAARLARFKLPKVIEFRDNLPRDDAGKLLKRRLREPYWQNAERRI from the coding sequence ATGACCAGGGCGATTGTTTCAGGCGCCACGGTTCGGCCGATAGCGACGGTGAATGAGCGCGCGGCGCGTATCGCTTCCGGTCTTGCCGCGCTTGGCATCGGGCCGGGCACGGCGGTGGCGATCCTGATGCGCAATGAAATCTCGTTTATCGAATGCAGTCTCGGCACCGCCATGCTCGGTGCCTGGGCCGTGCCGCTGAACTGGCATCTGGCGCCGCCGGAAATCGAGTATGTGCTGGGCGATTGCGCCGCCAAGGTGCTGCTGGTGCATGCCGACTTGCTCGACCTGGTGCCGGCGGCTGTGCTGAACAGTGGCCGTTTCGCGGTGATTGTCGCGGATGTGCCGGCGGAAGTGCGCGAGGCCTATGGCGTACCGGCCGCCAAGATTGCAGCGCCGGCCGGAATGACGCGCTTCGAGGAATGGCTGGCGGCGCAGCCAGTATGGGACAAGCCGCCAGTGCCGGCGCCGGAAAGCATCATCTATACCTCGGGCACCACCGGCAAGCCGAAGGGTGTGCGGCGCAATCCACCGACGCCTGAGCAGCGCGCGCGGCTCGAGCGGATGCGCGAGGAGGTCTATGGCCTGCGCGCCGGCATCCGCCTGCTGGTGCCGGCACCGCTCTATCATGCCGCGCCAAATGTATTCGCCATCGCCGGTGCAAAGGTGGCCGATTGTCTGGTGCTGATGCCGAAATTCGATGCCGAGGATTTGCTGCGGCTGGTGGAAAAGCACCGCCTGACCAATATCGTGATGGTGCCGACCATGTTCGTGCGCCTGCTGCGGCTGCCGGAAGCGGTGCGGCGGCGCTACGATCTCAGTTCGCTGCGCGCCGTGCATCATGCCGCCGCGCCCTGCCCGCCGGATGTGAAGCGGGCGATGATCGACTGGTTCGGCCCGATCATCCATGAATGGTATGGCACCACCGAATCCAGTGTCGTCGCGGTCTGCGACAGCACCGAATGGCTGGCGCATCCCGGCACGGTCGGCCGCGCCATTGCCGGTGCGCGGATCGAGGTGGTGGGCGAGGATGGGGCTTTGCTGCCGCCGGACCAGCCGGGCGAACTTTATGTCGGCCTCGATTTCCTGCCCGACTTCACCTACCACAACCGCGATGAAGACCGCCGCCAGATCGGCCGCAATGGCCTGATCACCGGCGGGGATATCGGCTATCTCGATGGCGATGGCTTCCTGTTCCTCTGCGACCGCAAGAAGGACATGGTGATTTCCGGCGGCGTCAATATCTACCCGACCGAGATCGAGTCGGCGCTGCTTTCGATTCCCGCCGTGCAGGATTGTGCCGTGTTCGGCATCCCGGATGCGGAATTCGGCGAGGCGCTGATGGCCATCGTGGTGCAGGACGGCAGCAGCAGCGAGGCCGCGATCCGCGCCATCCTCGCCGCCCGCCTGGCCCGCTTCAAACTGCCCAAGGTGATCGAGTTCCGCGACAACCTGCCGCGCGACGATGCCGGCAAGCTGCTGAAGCGGCGGCTGCGTGAACCCTATTGGCAGAATGCCGAGCGGCGGATTTGA
- a CDS encoding MaoC/PaaZ C-terminal domain-containing protein, producing MAISYEALKNRKFEPIVQEYGTRDTLLYAVGTCCGDDPTDPRDLRFAYEENIQALPTMATVLCSPGFWLKQPDTGVDWRHVLHGEQFLTIHRPLPPSGKLVGRQHIEEIIDKGQGRGALIYIKRELSDAVSGELVCTVGLSSFARADGGFGGPSGPAKPVHKLPEGTPDLVCDLPTWKHSALIYRLNGDYNPLHADPAIATAAGFERPILHGLCTYGVAGRALIRSLCDNDATRLKQLNVRFSAPVYPGETIRTEIWKQESGLAGFRCRVVERNVVVLDNGKMVYA from the coding sequence ATGGCGATTTCCTACGAAGCATTGAAGAACCGCAAATTTGAGCCGATCGTGCAGGAATACGGCACGCGCGACACCCTGCTCTATGCGGTGGGCACCTGCTGCGGCGATGATCCCACCGATCCGCGCGACCTTCGCTTTGCCTATGAGGAGAATATCCAGGCGCTACCGACCATGGCGACAGTGCTGTGTTCGCCGGGCTTCTGGCTGAAGCAGCCCGATACCGGTGTCGACTGGCGCCATGTGTTGCATGGCGAGCAGTTCCTCACCATCCATCGTCCGCTGCCGCCGAGCGGCAAGCTGGTCGGCCGCCAGCATATCGAGGAGATCATCGACAAGGGCCAGGGCCGTGGGGCGCTGATCTACATCAAGCGTGAATTGAGCGATGCCGTTAGCGGCGAACTGGTCTGCACCGTCGGCCTTTCCAGCTTCGCCCGCGCCGATGGCGGCTTCGGTGGTCCGTCCGGCCCGGCCAAGCCGGTGCACAAGCTGCCGGAAGGCACCCCGGATCTGGTCTGCGACCTGCCGACCTGGAAACACTCGGCGCTGATCTATCGCCTGAATGGCGACTACAACCCACTGCATGCCGATCCGGCGATTGCCACGGCAGCCGGTTTCGAACGCCCGATCCTGCATGGCCTCTGCACCTATGGCGTGGCCGGTCGGGCGCTGATCCGCAGCCTTTGCGACAATGATGCGACGCGGCTGAAGCAGCTCAATGTGCGTTTCTCGGCCCCGGTCTATCCGGGCGAGACGATCCGCACCGAAATCTGGAAGCAGGAGAGCGGCCTGGCCGGTTTCCGCTGCCGCGTGGTCGAGCGCAATGTGGTGGTGCTGGATAACGGCAAGATGGTCTACGCATGA
- a CDS encoding ABC transporter permease, translating into MKAKRIARLLLHGLFQAGPVLIVATFLVFAMMQLVPGDVAIALAGENATRERVEEIRVLYGLDRPLWEQYTSWLWKMMQGDMSVSMLSGEPVLESILRRLPVTLLVVSLAMLLSLVVGIPLGITASVRPRSAVDSFVTVFASLGIALPSFWLAMILVSIFAMGFGWFPVSGMVRPAVNPWGAVWHAILPAIALAASGVAEVARQTRSALLEVQSSQYMRTLLAKGLPRRLIFWKHGLKNISVTLLTVIGLLFNRLLGGTVVIEAVFAISGMGSLVVSAATGKDYPVIQGVMLTMVLIVITVNLIIEILYAVFDPRVLKK; encoded by the coding sequence ATGAAAGCGAAGCGAATTGCACGGTTGCTCCTGCACGGCCTGTTCCAGGCCGGGCCGGTGCTGATCGTGGCGACATTCCTGGTCTTCGCGATGATGCAACTTGTCCCCGGCGACGTTGCCATTGCGCTCGCGGGTGAGAATGCCACCCGCGAGCGTGTCGAGGAAATCCGCGTACTCTACGGCCTCGACCGGCCGCTCTGGGAACAATACACAAGCTGGCTCTGGAAGATGATGCAGGGAGACATGTCTGTCTCCATGCTGTCTGGCGAGCCGGTGCTGGAATCGATCCTGCGCCGCCTGCCGGTCACGCTGCTGGTCGTGTCGCTGGCCATGCTGCTGTCGCTGGTGGTTGGTATCCCGCTCGGCATCACCGCCTCGGTGCGGCCGCGCTCGGCGGTCGATTCCTTTGTCACGGTCTTCGCTTCCCTCGGCATCGCGTTGCCGAGCTTCTGGCTGGCCATGATTCTGGTGTCGATCTTCGCCATGGGCTTTGGCTGGTTCCCGGTTTCCGGCATGGTGCGCCCGGCGGTGAATCCCTGGGGCGCGGTGTGGCATGCCATCCTGCCAGCCATCGCGCTGGCCGCCAGCGGCGTCGCCGAAGTCGCCCGCCAGACCCGGTCGGCCCTGCTTGAAGTGCAATCCTCGCAATACATGCGCACGCTGCTGGCCAAGGGCCTGCCGCGCCGCCTGATCTTCTGGAAGCACGGCCTGAAGAATATCAGCGTCACGCTGCTCACCGTCATCGGACTGCTGTTCAATCGCCTGCTCGGCGGCACCGTGGTGATCGAGGCGGTGTTCGCTATCTCCGGCATGGGCAGCCTGGTGGTGAGTGCCGCCACCGGCAAGGACTATCCGGTGATCCAGGGCGTGATGCTCACCATGGTGCTGATCGTCATCACCGTGAACCTGATCATCGAAATCCTCTACGCCGTGTTCGACCCCCGGGTGTTGAAGAAATGA
- a CDS encoding ABC transporter substrate-binding protein, whose translation MSSNEQHFTGEQEVVGRYSMTRRQWLQVLGLAAGGSMAGGLPIFGGDAQAQKRGGTLKIASPHNPTSMDPITGRHGSDHILLFPAFESLINIDLDTLMPKPGLATSWSNPDPTTLVLNLRQGVKFHDGTPFDAEAARFNLERARTDDRSRVKIDLIFVKSIEVTGPYQITLRLSEPDVVLLAVLSDRPGMMSSPKAVKESGDRSDRNPVGTGPWRVTSWLDAEKITYARFADYWDKKAAPVDELVVSIIPEVNTALRTVTSKQNDFVFQLAPQQIPIVERSGLTLAMGQTVATYHLYLNYAKPPLDNVKVRLAMCHGIDRDEFNKLTMAGVAEPTIQTLPRSHWAYNKELDGTYKYDPELARKLLAEAGYPNGVDIEMYIYNDQRSQQRGEVLVEQYKRSNIRIQLRAVPGNELGAKYMGEQLGNAAFSVYTGRTDPSQFFSIMFDPKSFINAARKWGVPELEKAMADCRTTFDLEERKKAIGRALKIISDNALYVPVILQTDIAAMQPKVRGYKPNMLGKPRFEDVSLEG comes from the coding sequence ATGTCGAGCAACGAACAGCATTTCACAGGTGAGCAGGAAGTCGTTGGCCGCTACAGCATGACGCGCCGGCAATGGCTCCAGGTGCTCGGCCTTGCCGCCGGCGGCAGCATGGCCGGCGGCCTGCCGATCTTCGGCGGTGACGCCCAGGCGCAGAAGCGCGGCGGCACGCTGAAGATCGCCTCGCCGCATAATCCCACCAGCATGGATCCGATCACCGGGCGCCATGGCAGCGACCATATCCTGCTGTTCCCGGCCTTCGAGTCGCTGATCAATATCGATCTCGACACCCTGATGCCGAAGCCGGGCCTGGCGACTTCCTGGTCCAATCCCGATCCCACCACCCTGGTGCTGAACCTGCGCCAGGGCGTGAAGTTCCATGACGGCACACCATTCGATGCCGAAGCCGCGCGTTTCAACCTGGAACGGGCCCGCACCGACGATCGCTCGCGCGTCAAGATCGACCTGATCTTCGTCAAGAGCATCGAAGTCACCGGTCCCTACCAGATCACGCTCAGGCTGTCCGAGCCGGACGTGGTGCTGCTCGCCGTGCTCTCGGACCGTCCGGGCATGATGTCGTCGCCCAAGGCGGTGAAGGAATCCGGTGACCGCTCCGACCGCAATCCGGTGGGCACCGGCCCCTGGCGCGTGACGAGCTGGCTCGACGCCGAGAAGATCACCTATGCCCGCTTCGCCGATTACTGGGACAAGAAGGCAGCGCCGGTCGACGAACTGGTGGTCTCGATCATCCCGGAAGTGAATACCGCGCTCCGCACCGTCACCTCGAAGCAGAACGACTTCGTGTTCCAGCTCGCGCCGCAGCAGATTCCGATTGTCGAGCGTTCCGGCCTCACCCTGGCGATGGGCCAGACGGTGGCGACTTATCACCTTTATCTCAACTACGCCAAGCCGCCGCTGGATAACGTCAAGGTCCGCCTCGCCATGTGCCACGGCATCGACCGCGACGAGTTCAACAAGCTGACCATGGCCGGGGTCGCCGAGCCGACCATCCAGACCCTGCCGCGCTCGCACTGGGCCTATAACAAGGAACTGGATGGCACCTACAAGTACGATCCCGAACTGGCGCGCAAGCTGCTGGCCGAAGCCGGCTATCCGAATGGCGTCGATATCGAGATGTATATCTACAACGACCAGCGCTCGCAGCAGCGCGGCGAGGTGCTGGTGGAGCAGTACAAGCGCTCCAACATCCGCATCCAGCTCCGCGCCGTGCCCGGCAACGAACTTGGCGCCAAGTATATGGGCGAGCAGCTCGGCAATGCCGCCTTCTCGGTCTATACCGGCCGCACCGATCCGAGCCAGTTCTTCTCCATCATGTTCGACCCCAAGTCGTTCATCAACGCCGCGCGCAAGTGGGGCGTGCCGGAACTGGAGAAGGCGATGGCGGATTGCCGCACCACCTTCGATCTCGAAGAGCGCAAGAAAGCCATCGGCCGGGCGCTGAAGATCATCAGCGACAACGCGCTCTATGTGCCGGTGATCCTGCAGACCGATATCGCGGCGATGCAGCCCAAGGTGCGCGGCTACAAGCCGAACATGCTCGGCAAGCCACGCTTCGAAGACGTCTCCCTCGAAGGCTGA
- a CDS encoding SDR family NAD(P)-dependent oxidoreductase yields MASEQCLKDKVIVVTGAGRGIGRSIAVLAAEQGAKVVVNDLGGSPEGDGADASPAQSVVDEIRKAGGIAAANTDSVAEPAGANNIIKTAIDNFGRIDCVVNNAGILRDRIFHRMSVVDFEMVIKVHLLGSFYVARAAAPYFKEQNSGSYVHFTSTSGLIGNIGQSNYAAAKLGVIGLSKGIALDMQRFNVRSNCISPFAWSRLIGTIPTEGDPEKERRVERLQQMGPEKVAPLAVYLASDLSIHVTGQIFASRMNEIYLFSQHRPIRSVHRGEGWTPQTIAEHGMPAMQANFLPLSRTADVIGWDPI; encoded by the coding sequence ATGGCATCCGAGCAGTGTCTCAAGGACAAGGTGATCGTTGTTACCGGCGCCGGCCGCGGCATTGGCCGCTCCATCGCCGTGCTGGCGGCAGAACAAGGCGCCAAGGTGGTGGTGAACGATCTCGGCGGTTCGCCGGAAGGCGATGGTGCCGATGCCTCGCCGGCCCAGTCGGTGGTGGATGAGATCCGCAAGGCCGGCGGTATTGCCGCCGCCAACACCGACAGCGTCGCCGAGCCGGCTGGCGCCAACAACATCATCAAGACCGCCATCGACAATTTTGGCCGCATCGACTGCGTGGTGAACAACGCCGGCATCCTGCGCGACCGCATCTTCCACCGCATGTCGGTGGTGGATTTCGAGATGGTGATCAAGGTCCATCTGCTCGGCAGCTTCTATGTCGCGCGTGCCGCCGCGCCGTATTTCAAGGAGCAGAACAGCGGCTCCTATGTGCATTTCACCTCCACCTCGGGCCTGATCGGCAATATCGGCCAGAGCAACTATGCCGCCGCCAAGCTCGGCGTCATCGGCCTGTCCAAGGGCATCGCGCTCGATATGCAGCGCTTCAACGTGCGCTCCAACTGCATTTCGCCGTTCGCCTGGAGCCGCCTGATCGGCACCATCCCCACCGAGGGAGACCCGGAGAAGGAACGCCGCGTCGAGCGCCTGCAGCAGATGGGGCCGGAGAAGGTCGCGCCGCTGGCGGTCTATCTCGCCAGCGATCTTTCCATCCATGTTACCGGGCAAATCTTTGCCTCGCGCATGAACGAGATTTATCTCTTCAGCCAGCATCGCCCGATCCGCTCGGTGCATCGCGGCGAAGGCTGGACGCCGCAGACCATTGCCGAGCATGGCATGCCGGCGATGCAGGCGAATTTCCTGCCCCTCAGCCGCACCGCCGACGTCATCGGCTGGGATCCGATCTGA
- a CDS encoding thiolase domain-containing protein yields the protein MSLRSASYIAGIYEHPTRKAADKSVVQLHAESALGALRDAGLSIADVDGYFCAGDTPGGLQTVEYLGLNLRHFDATEAGGASYVMDVGHAAEAIAAGKCNVALITLGGRPRSEGVATGTTPRIYNASSPDVPFEATFGATVVNMYAMSAARHMHEFGTTGEQLAWVKVAASHHAQHNPNALLREVVTVEDVVNSPVIADPLRRLDCCVITDGGGALIVAREEIARSLKRPLIKVRGTGESVKHSAGGRINATVSAAAKSGATAFAEAGIRPSDINYASLYDSFTITTLIQIEDLGFCAKGEGGRFVADGNLISGIGKLPFNTDGGGLCNNHPANRGGMTKVIEAVRQLRGEAHPKVQVKDCRLALANAIGGSALTNRHCSATLILERE from the coding sequence ATGAGCTTACGCAGCGCCTCGTATATCGCGGGAATTTATGAGCACCCGACGCGCAAGGCCGCCGACAAGTCGGTGGTGCAACTGCATGCCGAATCGGCATTAGGTGCGCTGCGCGATGCCGGCCTGTCGATTGCTGATGTCGATGGCTATTTCTGCGCCGGCGATACGCCGGGCGGCCTGCAGACGGTGGAATATCTCGGCCTCAACCTGCGGCATTTCGATGCCACCGAGGCCGGCGGCGCCAGCTATGTCATGGATGTCGGCCATGCCGCAGAGGCAATCGCGGCGGGCAAGTGCAATGTCGCCTTGATCACTTTGGGCGGCCGGCCGCGTTCGGAAGGCGTCGCCACTGGCACCACGCCGCGCATCTATAATGCCTCTTCGCCCGATGTGCCGTTCGAGGCCACTTTCGGTGCCACCGTCGTCAACATGTATGCCATGTCGGCGGCGCGCCACATGCATGAATTCGGCACCACCGGCGAGCAACTCGCCTGGGTCAAGGTGGCGGCCTCCCATCACGCCCAGCACAATCCGAACGCCTTGCTGCGCGAGGTGGTGACGGTGGAGGATGTGGTGAATTCGCCGGTGATCGCCGATCCGCTGCGCCGGCTGGATTGCTGCGTCATCACCGATGGCGGTGGTGCATTGATCGTAGCGCGGGAGGAAATCGCCCGCAGCCTGAAGCGGCCGCTGATCAAGGTGCGCGGCACCGGTGAGTCGGTGAAGCACAGCGCCGGCGGTCGCATTAATGCCACCGTCTCGGCGGCGGCCAAGTCTGGCGCCACCGCTTTCGCCGAGGCTGGCATCAGGCCGTCCGACATCAATTATGCCTCGCTCTACGACAGCTTCACCATTACCACGCTGATCCAGATCGAGGATCTCGGGTTCTGCGCCAAGGGCGAGGGTGGTCGCTTCGTTGCCGATGGCAACCTGATTTCCGGCATTGGCAAGCTGCCGTTCAACACCGATGGCGGCGGCCTGTGCAACAACCACCCGGCCAATCGCGGCGGCATGACCAAGGTGATCGAAGCGGTGCGCCAGTTGCGCGGTGAGGCGCATCCCAAGGTGCAGGTGAAGGATTGCCGCCTGGCCCTGGCCAATGCCATCGGCGGTTCGGCACTTACCAACCGCCATTGCAGTGCCACCTTGAT
- a CDS encoding ABC transporter ATP-binding protein — protein sequence MSSQIHTPPSLSLSGAADPLLVVDKLNIYFDMAHGLMQAANDISFTVHAGERVGIVGESGCGKTVTGLSLLGLLPRPITRVTGRADFDGQNLLDMPREKLRQISGSRIGMIFQEPMRALDPVFTIGEQITETLRAHTGIGRREARARTIEALAEVGIPSPARRYDDYPHQLSGGMQQRVMIAMALVCRPKLLIADEPTTALDVTVQAQIIDLLYKISEDTGTALLFITHDLGVVAELCTRVLILYAGQIVEDASIESVYRTPRHPYTSALFQSMPRLSLRGKPLPSIGGRVPSFANMPQGCRFRERCGHAQPACVARPEIEALDQGRVRCFRARELVLPGAVT from the coding sequence ATGAGCAGCCAGATACACACCCCGCCCTCTCTTTCCTTGTCCGGCGCCGCCGATCCCCTGTTGGTGGTCGACAAGCTGAATATCTATTTCGACATGGCCCATGGCCTGATGCAGGCCGCCAACGATATCAGCTTCACGGTGCATGCCGGCGAGCGCGTCGGCATCGTCGGCGAAAGCGGCTGTGGCAAGACCGTCACCGGCCTGTCCCTGCTTGGCCTGCTGCCGCGTCCGATCACCCGCGTCACTGGGCGGGCCGATTTTGATGGGCAGAACCTGCTCGACATGCCGCGCGAGAAGCTGCGCCAGATTTCTGGCTCGCGCATTGGCATGATCTTCCAGGAGCCGATGCGCGCGCTTGATCCGGTCTTCACCATCGGCGAGCAGATTACCGAAACGCTGCGCGCCCATACCGGCATCGGCAGGCGCGAGGCGCGCGCCCGCACCATCGAGGCGCTGGCCGAGGTTGGCATCCCGTCGCCGGCGCGGCGCTATGATGATTACCCGCACCAGCTTTCCGGCGGCATGCAGCAGCGTGTGATGATCGCCATGGCGCTGGTCTGCCGGCCCAAGCTGCTGATCGCCGACGAGCCGACCACGGCGCTGGACGTGACGGTGCAGGCGCAGATCATCGATCTGCTCTACAAGATCAGCGAGGATACCGGCACGGCGCTGTTGTTCATCACCCATGATCTCGGCGTGGTGGCGGAACTCTGCACCCGCGTGCTGATCCTCTATGCCGGCCAGATCGTCGAGGATGCCTCGATCGAGAGCGTCTACCGCACGCCGCGCCATCCCTATACCTCGGCCCTGTTCCAGTCGATGCCGCGCTTGAGCCTGCGCGGCAAACCACTGCCGTCCATCGGCGGGCGGGTGCCGAGTTTCGCCAACATGCCGCAGGGCTGCCGTTTCCGCGAACGCTGCGGCCATGCCCAGCCGGCCTGCGTGGCGCGGCCTGAAATCGAGGCATTGGACCAGGGCCGCGTGCGCTGCTTCCGCGCGCGCGAACTGGTCCTGCCCGGCGCCGTCACCTGA